The nucleotide sequence AATACGATACTGAAAAAAGGAGGATATCATGTTGATCGACTGTAATGCCTATATAGGGCACTGGCCCTTTAAACAACTGCAACACAATACCTGTAAGGCTTTGCTGCAACGGATGGATCAGTTCGGCGTAGCGCTGTCACTGGTGAGCAATCTTAACGGTATCTTTTATAAAAATACACAGGTGGCCAATGAAGAGTTGTATGATGAGATCCGGTCGGACCATCGTTTTGGCAAACGGCTGCTTCCGTTTGCCATCATTAATCCGGTATATGCGACCTGGAAAGAGGACCTTGAGATCTGCGTAAAGAAAATGGGCATGCGGGGGGTGCGCTTATATCCGCACTATCATGATTATGATATCACAGAGCCACCCGTGATCGAGCTGGTGCAACGGGCAAGAGACCTGGGAGTGCCGGTAGCCTTTCCCCTGCGGATGGTAGACTCCCGGCAACGGTCGTGGATGGACCTGGAAAAAGAATGGACATTAAAGGAATTTATTCCCATTGTAAAACGGGTACCCGATGCCCGTTATCTGTTTTTAAATATTGCAACGGGAATGGCACTCGGTCCCGAGGAAATGACTGTTTTAAAAGCGGCTGATTTTATTTTTGATACCTCTGGAAGAAGTCTGCAGTACATGGATGTGCTGCTGAAGAATTTCGGACCGGAAAAATTTGCTTTTGGCACTCATGCCCCCATTCTGGATTATCTGACGGGCTTATTGCGGATCGAAAGTCTTAGTGCTTCTGAAGCTACAGCGGCCGATAAGGAGTTACTGCGTTCGGGCAATATCCGGCGGCTGCTGAAACTGGAAGGATGAACCGTCCTATCTGTTTCAACCGGCCATAGCGGCTCCTGACGGCGCTTGTTCCGTCGCCTGATGTTTCCGCTTCCGGAAGTTGGAAAAAAGGCTGCAGTTTAATATATTTGTAGGGAATAGTTTACTGCTGATGATGATAATATATTACAACGCTGTACCTAATCTATTTAAAATATGAATGCATTTTTTGAAGGAATGCCTGGCCTGCTCCAGGGTTTCTGGTGGGTAGCCATAATTACCAGTATTATTTTTCTGATACAGACCATTCTGACCTTTGCTGGAGGGCATGGAGCTGATGGTATCAACGCGGATTTCGACGGGGATCTTACCGGTGCCGATGCGCCGTTTCAGATGTTTTCCCTGAGAAACCTGATCAATTTCCTGATGGGCTTCGGCTGGACCGGCGTGGCCTTTTTCCGGTCGATCGATAGTAAGGGATTGCTGATCGCCCTTGCTGTGATAGTGGGTCTGTTTTTTGTGCTGCTGTTTTTCTTTGTCATCCGCCAGTTGCTCAAACTTACGGAAGACAATACATTTAAGGCAGAAAGCCTCATCGGTAAGTCCGGCGCCGTATATCTGCCCATCCCTGAAAACCGGAGCGGCGTGGGAAAGATCCAGATCAGCTATAACAATACCAGTCATGAATTAGCTGCTGTTACGGATGGAGAACGCCTGTTGTCAGGTACGCGGGTAAAGGTGCTGGATATCGAAGACCGTATATTAATTGTAACTAAAATCTAATAAAAAAACAACCACTCATGAATTTTGACGGACCTTTTATTCTGATCCTTGTAGGAGCACTGATTCTCTTTGTTACGATCGTCTCACTTATTTCCCGGTATAAGCGCTGCCCTTCCGACAAGATCCTTGTGATTTACGGTAAAACAGGCGGCAGCTCGGCACGCTGTGTACACGGAGGCGGGGCCTTTATCTGGCCGGTGATACAGGATTTTGCTTACCTGGATCTGAAACCCATTTCCATCGAAGCCAACCTTACCAATGCACTGTCGCGCCAGAACATCCGCGTGGATGTACCCTGCCGGTTCACGATCGCGATCTCCACAGAACCCGACAGTATGGGTAATGCGGCAGAACGCCTGCTGGGACTGAGCCCTGACCAGATACAGGAACTTTCCAAAGATATCCTTTTCGGACAGCTGCGCCTGGTGATCGCTACAATGACCATCGAGGAGATCAACTCCGACCGGGATAAATTCCTTGACAACATTTCGAAGAACGTAGATACAGAGCTGAAGAAGATCGGCCTCAAACTGATCAACGTAAACGTTACGGATATCCGTGATGAATCCGGTTATATCGAAGCGCTGGGTAAGGAAGCCGCAGCGAAAGCGATCAATGAAGCCATTGTTAGCGTGGCAGAGCAAACAAAGATCGGGGAAACCGGTAAGGCCATCGCCGACCGGGAAAAGGACACCCAGATCGCGGAAACTACCCGCGATCGTGATGTAAAAATTGCCATTACACAAAAAGATAAAGAGATCAGTATCGCTTCAGCCGGAAAGGACGAAGCCATTGGGAAGGCTGAAGCAGAACGGGATGCCCGGATCGCGACTTCCATGGCCAACTCCCTGGCGGTAAAAGGGGAGAACGACGCAAAGATCACCATTGCCAATTCCGACGCGCTGCGTCGCGAAAAAGAAGCCGAAGCGCTGAAGATCGCGGTGACCGCAGAAAAAGTGCAGTCGGCAAAGGCGCTGGAAGAATCGTACCTGGCCGAACAAAAGGCGGAACAGGCGCGTGCGGAAAGAGAGCGCTCCACCCAGAATGCGAACGTGGTGATACCGGCGCAGATCGCAAAACAAAAGGTCATCATTGATGCAGAGGCGGATGCAGAACGGATCCGTCTGAACGCAAAGGGAGAGGCGGATGCGATCTTTGCAAAAATGGAAGCAGAAGCAAAAGGGTTGCTGGAGATCCTTACCAAACAGGCAGAAGGATATGATAAGGTAGTGCGGGCCGCAGGCGGTGATTCTACCAATGCCTTCCAGTTGCTGCTGCTGGAGAAATTACCGGACCTGGTGCGCACACAGGTGGAAGCCGTGAAGAATATCAAGATCGATAAGGTGACCGTTTGGGATGGCGGCAACAGTGAGAACGGAAATGGCTCTACTGCTAATTTCGTTCAGGGACTGATGAAATCGGTACCACCGCTGAACGATCTTTTTAATATGGCGGGACTGAACCTGCCCAGCTATCTGAAAGGGGAAGATCCGAAGAATAAGGACCTGCCCGTAACAGATCTGCCCGCAGAACCCAAGGGATAATTTTATACAGGGAGCTGTCTCCTGTGTTTGCAGAAACATGGGAGACAGCTTTTTTTCGATCTGCAATTTTTCATCTATTAAACCCTCTTCATCTTATGCCCAGCCGCAAAAAGTTTATCCGGGATGCTTTTATGGGAGCCATAGCCGTATCCGCAGTTCCGAAATTTTCCTTTGGAAAAAATGTAACAGGAATCAATCCCCAAAAAGACCAGGTACGGCTTGCCGTTATTGGTAAGGGAAGGATGGGTTCAAGTGATCTGCGCACAGCATTA is from Niabella beijingensis and encodes:
- a CDS encoding amidohydrolase family protein; this encodes MLIDCNAYIGHWPFKQLQHNTCKALLQRMDQFGVALSLVSNLNGIFYKNTQVANEELYDEIRSDHRFGKRLLPFAIINPVYATWKEDLEICVKKMGMRGVRLYPHYHDYDITEPPVIELVQRARDLGVPVAFPLRMVDSRQRSWMDLEKEWTLKEFIPIVKRVPDARYLFLNIATGMALGPEEMTVLKAADFIFDTSGRSLQYMDVLLKNFGPEKFAFGTHAPILDYLTGLLRIESLSASEATAADKELLRSGNIRRLLKLEG
- a CDS encoding NfeD family protein, encoding MNAFFEGMPGLLQGFWWVAIITSIIFLIQTILTFAGGHGADGINADFDGDLTGADAPFQMFSLRNLINFLMGFGWTGVAFFRSIDSKGLLIALAVIVGLFFVLLFFFVIRQLLKLTEDNTFKAESLIGKSGAVYLPIPENRSGVGKIQISYNNTSHELAAVTDGERLLSGTRVKVLDIEDRILIVTKI
- a CDS encoding flotillin family protein, giving the protein MNFDGPFILILVGALILFVTIVSLISRYKRCPSDKILVIYGKTGGSSARCVHGGGAFIWPVIQDFAYLDLKPISIEANLTNALSRQNIRVDVPCRFTIAISTEPDSMGNAAERLLGLSPDQIQELSKDILFGQLRLVIATMTIEEINSDRDKFLDNISKNVDTELKKIGLKLINVNVTDIRDESGYIEALGKEAAAKAINEAIVSVAEQTKIGETGKAIADREKDTQIAETTRDRDVKIAITQKDKEISIASAGKDEAIGKAEAERDARIATSMANSLAVKGENDAKITIANSDALRREKEAEALKIAVTAEKVQSAKALEESYLAEQKAEQARAERERSTQNANVVIPAQIAKQKVIIDAEADAERIRLNAKGEADAIFAKMEAEAKGLLEILTKQAEGYDKVVRAAGGDSTNAFQLLLLEKLPDLVRTQVEAVKNIKIDKVTVWDGGNSENGNGSTANFVQGLMKSVPPLNDLFNMAGLNLPSYLKGEDPKNKDLPVTDLPAEPKG